The Bernardetia litoralis DSM 6794 genome includes a window with the following:
- a CDS encoding gliding motility-associated C-terminal domain-containing protein encodes MKKYFYILYAALLTAFFYTTSSWNSLYGQGTTCATSTPFCSGSGITYPAGVDNGTAPTGPDYGCLFTQPNPAWFYFQIDNGGDIQLQLFSTPSEDIDYAIWGPFAAGTTPTQACNQVFAGSLSPHDCSYSSTSNELPEITGASSGDIYIMVVTNYSNDPADLTIQDLPGGTGTATTDCAIINDECEVNLGADIDICESEPLPTLDAARPVHDADIRYQWFVDGVSQGAASTTSTFTVQSHVPSLTPHIYKAVVTSVSLGANGCNEGEDEVNVTIKPTPATNLTVFPNDSTLCSAAGNFVRVVDSELNISYQILRNGTPFGGLVAGTGGTILLPLTGMPAGISTVQVQARYTVAPTCTVILTDQAELEILGNIQIDLGLDEVICETASLILDGTDTSHPANATYQWKRSIDGGVTYVDIVGETTVTYTASETLVTPETPFEVFYQLEMQVPGSSCIYDDEIKVTFEPLPLVDRIVEVDSICNTGQGNIRIVNPQSGTRYSYQLYENNAGVIGTAIGVAQSSTTGTPITFTTPTISTTTQYFIQVTNTLADIPCTTVLTLEPEVIVHPLPTAEFSGGADLCQGDDVELTVTMTGTQPFTIVYQRDTEPEVTVTGINADTYSFIVDEAGTYTVNKVQDFFCENLANPVTTVVNVNPNPDFSLGNDTTLCDSEAPLVLEPRNPTDFDNPNYKWFRDGVELVGETGSTLTTTVSSVGITATTYEYTLEVTNNEATNTTNCVFSDAINVTFTPNPVAQINFAGNDVTGTTVQFCDTLGVQTLSGLMPDHASFANITYQWTDLGTGLVVGNAVTLPVSNFNATTDYELLVTDGGTTPLCGNLATVTVQFIENPVATISHDAIVVPAGGSLDFCFDDGAQTLDGVDASHAGIATLVYQWNDVTNGIDLGNNPQITVSNPTNTFSSIDYELIVRDESNAVFCERTATMTINFYPNPEADISFAGTVETGNTLQFCDSDGIQTLDGTISNLSDVPSVIYEWTDLTTGLVVGNNPTLDVDKFGETTTYELTVTDGLTLSCERTAQITIQFIENPVAEISHNGTVVPNGGSLDFCFDEGAQTLDGVHASHASLGTVTYEWNNVTTGTSLGSTPQISVSNPANTFATFDYELIVRDASNPTVCLSTTTITINFYPNPEADISFAGTVETGSTLQFCDSDGTQTISGVTADHAGFGSITYEWTDLTTGLVVGNDPTLDVDKFGETTTYELVVTNGLTPSCERTAQITIQFIENPVAEISHNGTVVPNGGSLDFCFDEGAQTLSGVHASHAGLGTVTYEWNDITNGTPLGNTPQISVSNPTNTFATVDYELIVRDASNPTVCLSTTMITINFPANPVAEIQFNGSAAPATLAFCDSEGARTLEGALPSHAVFGSVTYIWTQVGVGVVSNDNIGTLSVSNFSTSATYTLEVISNDNPNLCSRTDQVVVEFIPSPDTNISFGGNIVTELGFCTSEGAQTISAPASPFYAYQWYRGTIATPLQTTLGTSRTQNVDNFATQGAEKNAAIYTVVVTDTRASCPAQSSIEVEFYAEPETEAATLVVSALAATHCVTGTSTISVTNTEQDVEYQLTRNGTPVAGEIQTPTVDLSTITFDVTETTTLTTGVDRFEYGIIATRIEDFNRRCTQTLVDTATLLIYPEPTATVDGTATVCANEPTDVIFTITGNFPATLTYEVTDTLGNVTVETQVIGAIGSTSPQTFAINTNTNTYKPLSITDRYCSGTVDASEAIITTVHPPVVNWVEFDTEFCIDEAVTFEVVGGIRHEYYINGLPVSSQNPYTIQPNTLAAGTYQIYAKGFATPNGCTENSETLTFTVHPLPVVDLGVDRIKCVDDVVPLVATQTGSFIYDWREIKTDGDIVTVGNGNDSLYVSQQGTYFVIVTNLATGCSDSSNIVSVTNYDTLDVDLGADVYVCNPSSLPYRLVGSDISHQNGTTYEWYKENDNTTIIGTDSIFDLTEEGIYRVTAIDPRGCEARDTIRVHFTGDPDFQIIGHDDYECGEQDTLRIEATNLRNMLIDWQGNGIVSLSDSNRRAIVNVSGIYTVTVTDTSTTANCSVTKSVEVFVRPAISLVLPNTGTGDTTTLCQVDSLLLDAFDPLHDDDYEYVWTWLEGNQVISTTPQININYDISESFVNQRFAVTITDPNGSCFSTDTVNVRFRRTSAAEATVSDSTICLGESITLQGDGGDDYSWTLLGETTSFATDQNVTLTPDSVGVYTYILNTRYNSSVECGDALDTVTVVVNRKAVASIEEDEIRLCENEQLQINAFLPENPAFTRYIWTHEENNLVLSNDSSLNISFNEIQPISYEPFHIILTVYDSLTGCDSTDRVLVKFNRASKITIDSTYRTEVCLGDSVTLNARGATSYTWRKVGDTTALDSVGQITVSLDTVGYHTFIVTGGYENECQNTGDTAIIYVNPLPTIRAHSVDTVSICANDSITLYPSGGDNYVWLNDPTAFDTITVSPKVPTDYIVMGTDSNGCQNIDTVHVYVTPTFELPELLQVCADEMVMIGDSLNFADSAANLRATYFWTETGDTTPFINVGVSGVYTVEVSIDDCSFTRTTEVQVRPKPILELVSDTTLCFELGAEDRFERGQTHVLRSKLLNRDSTTTYLYVWTDSTGQYMGNADSLEIEQGGNYRLRVIARYDTECETNDSTFVTELCQPRIFIPEAFTPNADNLNDNFEIFGKHIKNFEMQIFNRWSEVIYEVRAEDMEELEPQDFWDGTHKGKNVPTGAYIWIIRYTDPFSGSTKQVQKTGSFMIVR; translated from the coding sequence ATGAAAAAATACTTTTACATACTTTATGCTGCTTTACTGACAGCATTTTTTTACACCACATCATCGTGGAATTCCTTGTATGGACAAGGAACTACCTGTGCTACCTCTACTCCTTTTTGTTCAGGATCTGGTATTACTTACCCTGCAGGGGTAGATAATGGCACTGCTCCCACAGGACCTGACTATGGTTGCTTATTTACACAACCTAATCCAGCATGGTTTTACTTTCAAATTGATAATGGAGGAGATATTCAACTTCAACTTTTCTCTACTCCTTCCGAAGACATAGACTATGCTATTTGGGGACCTTTTGCTGCTGGAACGACTCCTACTCAAGCTTGTAACCAAGTTTTTGCAGGTAGTCTTTCTCCTCATGATTGTAGTTATTCTTCAACAAGTAATGAGCTACCTGAAATTACAGGAGCAAGTTCAGGAGATATATATATAATGGTTGTTACAAATTATAGTAATGATCCAGCTGATCTTACTATACAGGACTTACCTGGGGGAACAGGTACGGCTACAACAGATTGTGCTATTATTAATGATGAATGTGAAGTAAACTTAGGTGCAGATATTGACATTTGTGAGTCAGAACCTCTTCCTACACTTGATGCTGCCCGTCCTGTTCACGATGCTGATATTCGTTACCAATGGTTTGTAGATGGTGTTTCTCAAGGAGCAGCTTCGACCACTTCTACTTTTACAGTACAATCTCATGTTCCTTCACTTACTCCTCATATATATAAAGCTGTTGTAACAAGTGTTTCACTTGGTGCAAATGGTTGTAATGAAGGTGAAGATGAGGTAAATGTAACTATTAAACCTACACCAGCTACAAATCTGACTGTTTTTCCAAATGACAGTACACTTTGTAGTGCAGCAGGAAACTTTGTTAGAGTAGTTGATTCAGAACTCAATATCAGTTATCAAATTCTTAGGAATGGAACTCCTTTTGGTGGCTTGGTAGCAGGTACAGGAGGTACAATTCTGCTTCCACTTACAGGAATGCCAGCAGGTATTTCTACTGTTCAAGTACAGGCCAGGTATACAGTTGCTCCTACTTGTACAGTTATTTTGACTGACCAAGCAGAGCTAGAGATTTTAGGAAACATTCAAATAGACTTGGGTTTAGATGAGGTAATTTGTGAAACAGCTTCTTTGATTTTAGATGGAACTGATACTTCACATCCAGCAAATGCAACTTATCAATGGAAAAGAAGTATAGATGGAGGTGTTACTTATGTAGATATTGTAGGAGAGACAACCGTAACTTATACAGCTTCTGAAACTCTTGTTACTCCAGAAACACCTTTTGAAGTTTTTTATCAATTAGAAATGCAAGTTCCAGGAAGTAGTTGTATATATGATGATGAAATAAAAGTAACTTTTGAACCTCTCCCTCTCGTAGATAGAATTGTAGAAGTAGATTCGATTTGTAATACAGGACAAGGAAATATTAGAATAGTCAATCCACAATCTGGCACACGATATAGCTATCAACTGTATGAAAATAATGCAGGTGTAATTGGAACAGCTATTGGAGTTGCTCAATCTTCGACAACAGGAACGCCAATTACTTTTACTACTCCTACAATAAGTACAACAACCCAATATTTTATTCAGGTAACCAATACATTAGCTGATATTCCTTGTACAACTGTATTGACTTTAGAACCTGAAGTAATTGTCCACCCACTTCCGACAGCCGAGTTTAGTGGGGGGGCAGATTTATGTCAAGGTGATGATGTAGAGCTTACTGTTACCATGACAGGAACACAGCCTTTTACGATCGTCTATCAAAGAGATACAGAACCAGAGGTTACAGTTACAGGCATCAATGCAGATACTTATTCTTTTATTGTTGATGAAGCTGGAACTTATACAGTAAATAAAGTACAAGATTTCTTTTGTGAAAACCTTGCAAACCCTGTTACTACTGTTGTAAATGTGAATCCAAATCCTGATTTTTCTTTAGGAAATGACACTACACTTTGTGATAGTGAAGCTCCTTTGGTACTTGAGCCTCGTAACCCTACTGATTTTGATAACCCAAATTATAAATGGTTTAGAGATGGAGTCGAACTTGTTGGAGAAACAGGAAGTACACTTACAACTACCGTAAGCTCAGTTGGTATTACAGCTACTACTTATGAATATACTTTAGAAGTAACTAATAATGAAGCTACTAATACTACAAATTGTGTGTTTTCTGATGCTATCAATGTTACTTTTACACCTAATCCAGTAGCTCAAATTAACTTTGCTGGAAATGATGTAACAGGAACAACAGTACAATTCTGTGATACATTGGGTGTACAGACACTTAGTGGGCTTATGCCTGACCATGCTAGTTTTGCAAATATTACCTATCAATGGACAGATTTAGGAACAGGTTTAGTTGTAGGAAATGCAGTTACTCTTCCTGTAAGTAATTTTAATGCAACTACTGATTATGAGCTTTTAGTAACTGATGGAGGAACAACTCCATTGTGTGGAAATCTAGCTACTGTAACAGTTCAGTTTATAGAGAATCCAGTTGCTACCATTTCACATGATGCAATAGTAGTTCCAGCAGGTGGAAGTTTAGATTTTTGTTTTGATGATGGAGCTCAAACTTTAGATGGTGTTGATGCTAGTCATGCAGGAATAGCAACGCTTGTTTATCAATGGAATGATGTTACCAATGGAATTGATTTAGGAAATAATCCTCAAATCACGGTTTCGAATCCTACAAATACATTCTCTTCTATTGATTATGAATTGATTGTCAGAGATGAATCAAATGCTGTTTTTTGTGAGAGAACTGCAACAATGACTATTAATTTTTATCCAAATCCAGAAGCAGACATTAGTTTTGCAGGAACAGTAGAAACAGGAAATACTTTACAGTTCTGTGATTCTGATGGTATTCAAACTTTAGATGGTACAATTTCAAATTTGAGTGATGTTCCTTCTGTAATTTATGAATGGACAGATTTAACGACTGGTTTGGTTGTAGGAAATAATCCAACTCTTGATGTAGATAAATTTGGCGAAACGACAACGTATGAATTAACAGTAACTGATGGCTTAACTCTTTCTTGTGAAAGAACGGCTCAAATTACAATTCAATTTATAGAAAATCCAGTTGCTGAAATTTCACATAATGGAACAGTAGTTCCGAATGGTGGAAGTTTAGATTTCTGTTTTGATGAGGGCGCACAGACTTTAGATGGTGTTCACGCAAGCCATGCTAGTTTAGGAACAGTTACTTATGAATGGAACAATGTTACAACTGGAACTTCATTAGGAAGCACTCCTCAAATTTCAGTTTCAAATCCTGCTAATACATTTGCTACTTTTGATTATGAATTAATTGTTAGAGATGCAAGTAACCCAACTGTATGTTTGAGTACTACAACAATAACTATTAATTTTTATCCAAATCCAGAAGCAGACATTAGTTTTGCAGGAACAGTAGAAACAGGAAGTACACTTCAATTCTGTGATTCTGACGGAACTCAAACTATTAGTGGAGTAACAGCAGACCACGCAGGTTTTGGTTCTATTACTTATGAATGGACAGACTTAACAACTGGTTTGGTTGTAGGAAATGACCCAACTCTTGATGTAGATAAATTTGGCGAAACGACAACGTATGAATTAGTAGTAACAAATGGCTTAACTCCTTCTTGTGAAAGAACGGCACAGATTACAATTCAATTTATAGAAAATCCAGTAGCTGAAATTTCACACAATGGCACAGTCGTTCCGAATGGTGGAAGTCTAGATTTTTGTTTTGATGAGGGCGCACAGACTTTAAGTGGCGTTCACGCAAGTCATGCAGGTTTAGGAACAGTTACTTATGAATGGAATGATATTACAAACGGAACTCCTTTAGGAAATACTCCTCAAATATCAGTTTCAAACCCTACTAATACATTTGCTACTGTTGATTATGAATTGATTGTTAGAGATGCTAGTAATCCAACTGTATGTTTGAGTACTACAATGATTACAATAAACTTCCCAGCTAATCCAGTTGCAGAAATTCAGTTTAATGGAAGTGCTGCTCCTGCTACTTTAGCTTTTTGTGATTCAGAAGGCGCACGTACCTTAGAAGGAGCTTTACCTTCACATGCTGTTTTTGGTTCTGTAACTTATATTTGGACACAAGTTGGTGTTGGTGTTGTAAGTAATGATAATATTGGTACTTTATCTGTATCCAATTTTTCTACTTCGGCTACTTATACATTAGAAGTTATCAGTAATGATAATCCTAATCTTTGTAGTAGAACAGACCAAGTTGTGGTAGAATTTATTCCTTCTCCAGATACAAATATTAGTTTTGGTGGAAATATAGTAACAGAGTTAGGTTTTTGTACAAGTGAAGGCGCACAGACAATCTCTGCTCCTGCTTCTCCTTTTTATGCTTATCAATGGTATAGAGGTACAATAGCAACTCCTTTACAAACTACTTTAGGAACAAGTAGAACTCAAAATGTAGATAACTTTGCTACACAAGGAGCTGAAAAAAATGCAGCTATTTATACAGTTGTAGTTACAGATACGAGAGCTAGTTGTCCTGCACAAAGTTCAATAGAAGTTGAATTTTATGCAGAACCCGAAACTGAAGCAGCTACTTTAGTTGTTTCGGCTTTGGCAGCGACTCATTGTGTAACAGGAACTTCTACTATTTCAGTTACAAATACAGAACAGGATGTTGAATATCAACTTACTAGAAATGGAACTCCTGTTGCTGGTGAGATTCAAACTCCAACCGTAGATTTATCAACAATTACATTTGATGTTACCGAAACTACAACACTTACAACAGGTGTAGATAGATTTGAATATGGAATAATAGCAACACGAATAGAAGATTTTAATAGACGTTGTACTCAAACTTTAGTAGATACTGCAACGTTACTTATTTATCCTGAACCAACTGCAACTGTAGATGGAACGGCAACAGTTTGTGCAAATGAACCAACAGATGTAATCTTTACCATTACAGGAAATTTCCCTGCAACACTTACCTATGAAGTAACAGATACATTAGGAAATGTAACTGTTGAAACACAAGTAATTGGAGCTATTGGAAGCACAAGTCCTCAAACTTTTGCTATTAACACAAATACCAATACCTATAAACCACTTTCTATTACAGATAGATATTGTAGTGGAACAGTAGATGCTTCAGAAGCTATTATTACAACAGTTCATCCTCCAGTTGTAAATTGGGTAGAGTTTGATACAGAGTTTTGTATTGATGAAGCTGTTACTTTTGAAGTAGTGGGAGGTATAAGACACGAATATTATATCAATGGTTTGCCAGTTTCTTCTCAAAACCCTTATACTATTCAACCAAATACACTTGCAGCAGGAACATATCAGATTTATGCAAAAGGGTTTGCTACACCAAATGGATGTACAGAAAATAGTGAAACGCTTACCTTCACAGTTCATCCTCTTCCAGTTGTAGATTTGGGAGTAGATAGAATTAAATGTGTTGATGATGTTGTACCTTTGGTGGCTACTCAAACAGGATCATTTATTTATGACTGGAGAGAAATCAAAACAGATGGTGATATTGTTACCGTAGGAAATGGAAATGATTCATTGTATGTTTCTCAACAAGGAACTTATTTTGTTATTGTTACCAATTTGGCTACTGGTTGTAGCGATTCTAGTAATATTGTTTCAGTTACTAATTATGATACGCTTGATGTAGATTTAGGAGCAGATGTTTATGTTTGTAATCCATCTAGTTTGCCTTATCGTTTGGTTGGTTCTGATATTTCTCATCAAAATGGAACTACTTATGAATGGTACAAAGAAAATGACAATACGACTATCATAGGAACAGATTCTATTTTTGATTTAACTGAAGAAGGAATTTACCGAGTAACTGCAATAGACCCAAGAGGTTGTGAAGCTAGAGATACTATCCGTGTACATTTCACAGGCGACCCGGACTTCCAAATCATAGGACACGATGATTATGAATGTGGAGAGCAAGATACATTGCGTATTGAAGCCACTAACCTTCGTAACATGTTGATTGATTGGCAAGGAAACGGCATTGTAAGTTTGAGTGATTCTAATCGTAGAGCTATTGTTAATGTAAGTGGAATTTATACGGTAACTGTTACTGATACGAGTACAACAGCCAATTGTTCGGTAACTAAATCCGTTGAAGTATTTGTTCGTCCTGCTATTTCACTTGTGTTACCAAATACAGGAACAGGCGATACAACAACACTTTGTCAAGTAGATTCCTTATTATTAGATGCTTTTGACCCTCTTCATGATGATGATTATGAATATGTTTGGACGTGGTTGGAAGGCAATCAAGTAATTAGTACCACTCCACAAATCAATATCAATTATGATATAAGTGAAAGTTTTGTCAATCAACGTTTTGCTGTTACTATTACTGACCCTAATGGAAGTTGTTTTTCTACCGATACTGTCAATGTCCGTTTTAGAAGGACATCAGCAGCAGAGGCTACTGTTAGTGATAGTACAATTTGTTTAGGAGAAAGTATCACACTTCAAGGAGATGGAGGCGATGATTATTCGTGGACACTTCTTGGTGAAACAACTTCTTTTGCTACAGATCAAAATGTAACACTTACGCCTGATTCGGTAGGTGTTTATACATATATTCTGAATACTCGTTATAATTCTTCAGTAGAATGTGGCGATGCGTTGGATACAGTAACTGTTGTGGTCAATCGCAAGGCTGTTGCAAGTATAGAAGAAGATGAAATCCGTTTGTGTGAAAATGAACAACTTCAAATCAATGCTTTCTTACCAGAAAATCCAGCCTTTACACGCTATATTTGGACACACGAAGAGAATAATTTGGTTCTTTCGAATGATTCTAGTTTGAATATTTCATTCAATGAGATTCAACCTATTTCTTATGAACCTTTCCATATTATTTTGACGGTTTATGATTCTCTGACAGGTTGTGATTCTACAGATAGAGTTTTGGTTAAATTTAATCGTGCTTCTAAAATTACGATTGATTCTACTTATAGAACTGAAGTTTGTCTAGGCGATTCTGTTACCTTGAATGCAAGAGGCGCAACTTCTTATACTTGGAGAAAAGTAGGAGATACAACAGCTTTAGATAGTGTTGGTCAGATTACAGTAAGTTTAGATACAGTTGGTTATCATACCTTTATTGTAACAGGAGGTTATGAAAATGAATGTCAGAATACAGGAGATACAGCAATTATTTATGTAAATCCGTTGCCAACAATCAGAGCGCATAGTGTTGATACAGTCAGTATTTGTGCAAATGATTCAATTACACTTTATCCTTCGGGAGGAGATAATTATGTTTGGTTGAATGACCCAACTGCTTTTGATACAATTACAGTCAGTCCGAAAGTTCCAACAGATTATATTGTAATGGGAACAGATTCTAATGGTTGTCAGAATATTGATACAGTTCATGTTTATGTAACTCCAACTTTTGAGCTTCCAGAGCTTTTACAAGTTTGTGCAGATGAAATGGTAATGATTGGAGATTCTCTTAATTTTGCAGATTCTGCTGCTAATCTTCGTGCTACTTACTTCTGGACAGAAACAGGCGATACTACACCATTTATAAATGTAGGTGTTTCTGGAGTTTATACTGTTGAAGTAAGTATAGATGATTGTAGCTTCACCAGAACAACCGAAGTACAAGTTAGACCAAAACCAATATTAGAATTAGTTTCTGATACAACTCTTTGTTTTGAGCTTGGTGCAGAAGACCGTTTTGAAAGAGGACAAACACACGTTTTACGTTCTAAACTCTTGAACAGAGATTCTACAACAACTTACTTGTATGTTTGGACAGACTCAACAGGGCAATATATGGGGAATGCAGATTCTTTAGAAATCGAACAAGGTGGAAATTATCGTTTGCGTGTCATTGCTCGTTATGATACAGAGTGTGAAACCAATGATAGTACTTTTGTAACCGAACTTTGTCAGCCTCGTATTTTCATTCCTGAAGCCTTTACACCAAATGCTGATAATTTGAATGATAATTTTGAAATATTTGGTAAGCACATCAAAAACTTCGAAATGCAAATCTTCAATCGTTGGAGTGAGGTAATTTATGAAGTTCGTGCAGAAGATATGGAGGAATTAGAACCTCAAGATTTTTGGGATGGAACACACAAAGGTAAAAATGTACCAACAGGAGCTTATATTTGGATTATTCGTTATACAGATCCATTCAGTGGTTCTACCAAACAAGTTCAAAAAACAGGTTCATTTATGATTGTTAGATAA